In the Anaerosporomusa subterranea genome, one interval contains:
- a CDS encoding YraN family protein: MTLGQEGEDVAAQYLAANGLEILTRNFRTRSGEIDIIAKDKKTIVFVEVKTRTSVIFGYPAEFVTRSKQQKLLKAAVYYLHTCGADNAPARFDVLEVLPTPQGLAVTNHIINAFGR, translated from the coding sequence ATGACGCTAGGGCAAGAGGGTGAAGATGTTGCCGCACAATATTTAGCGGCTAATGGGCTTGAAATATTGACTCGAAACTTCCGCACTCGATCAGGGGAAATTGACATAATCGCCAAAGATAAGAAAACTATTGTTTTCGTGGAAGTCAAAACGCGTACCAGTGTTATTTTTGGTTATCCAGCCGAGTTCGTAACCCGGAGCAAACAGCAAAAGCTGTTAAAAGCCGCAGTGTATTATTTGCATACGTGTGGGGCCGATAACGCTCCCGCCCGTTTTGACGTATTGGAAGTCTTGCCAACTCCGCAAGGCCTGGCTGTCACTAATCATATTATCAATGCATTTGGCAGGTAA
- a CDS encoding EscU/YscU/HrcU family type III secretion system export apparatus switch protein, translated as MDEARPERPQAVAITYTSGTDTAPKVVAKGSGLMADHIITLAKENAVPIYKNKTLTGMLMAIELDREIPPELYQAIAEVLAHIYRLNQTMGHKKL; from the coding sequence ATGGATGAAGCGAGACCAGAACGCCCTCAAGCAGTTGCGATAACCTATACTAGCGGAACTGACACGGCCCCGAAAGTGGTTGCCAAAGGTTCTGGTCTGATGGCCGATCATATTATCACTTTGGCCAAGGAGAACGCAGTTCCTATTTATAAGAATAAAACACTGACAGGTATGTTGATGGCTATCGAGCTAGACCGTGAGATACCGCCTGAACTGTATCAAGCTATTGCCGAGGTACTAGCTCATATTTATCGCCTGAATCAAACTATGGGGCATAAGAAGCTATAA